From the Bombus huntii isolate Logan2020A unplaced genomic scaffold, iyBomHunt1.1 ctg00000075.1, whole genome shotgun sequence genome, the window attgccaaaaccgagatttgaatatttaaggaaaaagttaggtttgaaaagtaaaaaagatattaagatgtaattgtttgtaaacatgtagagtttttagggagggtgtcgaagtgattattacttctcaaacaaaaagaggaaaaactctacatgatctgtttagtcttctagtttttttttttttttgtgtaataaattaatttgtatggaaaagagaaaggcggctggcaaatgtacttgagaaggcattgacaaattaattttcagatatttacgacaagagttagaaaatattaagagataatttgtaaatttgagataattgtttgtagggatgtagagttttagggagggtgttgaagttcacttctaagaaaactctacatctggtcttttttagttttctcaagcactgaagccatcgacagcgtgtagacaaaagactgcgacgaagtcaggccataaacagtagacaggcgacgttggcttcggggtttttcagttattaggtaacacagctagcgtgcggatctggaccagctcaaattgtatttttacttattacacttctatttaaatatattttctaccttacaatttatccacgtgttttctctgtttacacaccgaataacctcaacagcacgtgtgttgtaaaatttgtaggtAATACCTTTAGCATAATGGTTATGTCAATTAAGAAATgtactaaaaatacatatatatatgaagtaAAGGCTTTCGCATAGTCTATCACAGTGTCATTCAGCAGGTCCTTAACTGGGCAGGAGTACCTGTCAATGTCTATGGGGAGACCCGTGGGATATAGGGTCATGAACCATAAACATGCATGTTACTTATTGTTCATTATGAGCTGCTTGGAATATAATTCTCCTCATTAGACAAGTGATTATTACTACATATATCAAGgcaaacatttatacatatacatttatgcacGGGAAATTCTAATACATTGCCTGTAAGGACAGTAACCGAATGGCACTCAGTCATTctattaaatgacaaaaatttcttttactctgtGTTTAGGCTATGGTAATACAGAGAAAGTCGAGTTGAGTTCTCTTTTAGAATCAGAAGGTTTGCAAAGTCAAATAGCACAACAAAAGAAAGCTTTGGAAGATAAATTCAATGAAGAGAACGATGAGACTTGTGAgactaatttttctacaaatgtaaattcgaaaaaatataatgtagaaaaaatggattgtgACTCTGAAGAAGCAAATGCGTATAAACATCACTTCATACCGGGACCATCTTTCAATTCGATGACTGATATAATGCCACCTGCACCTCCTTTACCACCACAATTAATGGCCAAGtaagtacaatttaaaaattctaatggaATGCTGAAtacttctaatattaataagtaatttggaataagtttaacattttatttggaaaaaaaatacgaaattttaataaaatgtactagATTACCAGATAATGATACAGACGCACTTTCAAGTATGTTGATGTCATGGTATATTAGtggttacatggtatattacacaggtaattatttcatataagtattttattgtatattaaattttcaatggactatgttatttcttttgtaggtTATTATCATGGTTTGAAACAAGCAAGAAACAATCAAGAGAACAGGAAGAACTGttgattatatcaattttttcaataacaatataacaataatataagatataataaaatataaaactcattgtatttatttacttcaattatttgaaataaagaacagctttattttcatataagactttaagacttttttaaaaataattactaagataagaaaacataaaaaacatatttttgataaaatacactcacatatatatgtcgggttatcattaggatttaaggcgcgtaatgatccttcgtttgaattagccattgttttacgaaacagagaatatatttacgcgaataaacaagattttacaaaatattatgaataatgagtttaataaataataagattaacaaacgataagtttaactaataattagattaaagattaataagtttaacgaacaataagaggaacgaataattagccattgttttacgaaacagagattatatttacgcgaatatacaagattttgcaaaatattatgaatattgagtttaatgaatgataagattaacaaatgataagtttaactaatgattagattaaagaataataagtttaacgaataataagagtaacgaataatatgttttacgaataataaatttaacgaataatgaatttaattaacgctattaacaatgttcctgggttcaaacgaatccacggtcaacgggataactttttactatgcgtagaataattttaaacacaaaaaaatacgattgctaagacactcggtaaattgctcgatgtatcactttccaaggcgatcacacgaatgaatatctgatgaaaatctttttcgctatacgactgcatttgtttgttatatgctcgctggaaacatcgagaaggttccaatcgttgttgctaggcaatttctgtcaaaagtttgttgtatactctttggaaacatcgagaaagattcaaacgccgttactaggcagtttctgtctggagattgattcctaatacaacgtgtgtcccattatatcgacatctctaaagtacaattctatgtgatttctagggagaacaatacaaccgatccacaccttcgtcaggcaaaacgtttatcccgtgaccgtggctacgttcggcgaccagttgtcacctcgaacccactttcgctttcacaaatatcaaacaattacaaataacaattgcttaattacagttatgataaaatctaggctaaagcattagaaggcttcctcaaaattgcaaagggaaggctccggttttcctttcatcaccgacatatataatacaaggatATAATACAACCGAACATTTTAAACTTAGCCTATAGCGCGTGCGCGAACACACATGCACACACATGCGAATgatttctcgaacgataatccatttatttatatttttcaatatctgtccttacgattgcgtatttatttgttccacgtatcatatttatctatttgcataactgtaggtgacattttttttaacaattttgctaatatttcataactttttaattcatatttcaaagtggtaacaggtgtttctttcttttcaagtctcctccatatcgggcttatttctagtagccacgcttgcttacaaagcaattttatatctgcacaagaatatctttcagtacattttactatgtggtttacaatatctgtattttctaataagtggttgctaaggtataatttgaatataccaagtcgagcaacttcattgggtaatgatacgtatatttgcttttcgaGATGCCTGAGTAAAGCTGCATCAATGCCAATCAATCAAATcctaataacatatttacaataaatattatcgttctattatactaataataatgaaggaatacttcaaacaacacaataacatatttggaatttggagaaatattacgatattttctacttagaaaacattgaaataacgtGATATACGTACCAAGGGGAATTAGTTGTAGCCAGAAGAACTACATTAGAATTCTCATTAGACACTAATCCATCCAATCTAGAAAGAAGTTCTGATCTGAATCTCTTTGCAGGTTCAGACAATATACAGTCTCCTTTATTTGTGGCGATCCAGTcaatctcgtcgataaaaataattgtaggcgaatgactataggcaagttcaaataaaacctgttcagtttaacaaatgtattattcattaaatattatattcgaaattccttaaattcattgcctcatcacgaatatgatatcatttcgttttccaaacaactattctatttatatataaatgacgaaaaataaaatcaaatctttttatacctagaatctctccttcatagacaaaggaacaaagaaacttacatagacaaagcaacttacacgtatatacttcTCGGAATCGCCTCTCCATTTGCTGACCAATGAGCTGGcatttatgttaaaaaaggtGCAATGGCATTCTGTCGCGACTACCTTCGCTAACTTCGTTTTccctgttttgtatatttcttgtaaacacgtacagaaatgaaaagaatacgagTATCTTACCTGTACCAGGTGGGCCTTACAGCAAAATACCTTTCCAGGGGGAAAACGGGCCATCAAAAAAGATAGGATACTTAAGGGGATACACAACGGCCTCCTTAACAGCGGTTTTACATTCCTCTAggcctataacgtcatcccaatgtacatttaatttgtttactatGATCTCCTGTGAcgatacaaagataaaatggcgtcttctctatattaagtaagtgttacgtaatttgatatttgaagcgttactgaaatcacgtcatcgtcgatatacgttgGACGGTTTATCGAcgggaattttatcgtttaaaagctttacgatacgtatattaatcgaaaataacttACGCATGAGATGTCCTCAGCAATCTTTCGTAATTCCGGATTATCTGAATAAAGCTTTTCAAtgcatttcaatatcttcgattGCATGGATTGTTCCATTGGAACGTTAAATAGCTCTTCTGATGAACGTCCATCACTCTCATTGGGGAATATTGACGTCACTGTCATTGCGAGATTAATATGATTCGTATTGTCATCAGTTATCTTCTGCTGTAGATTCGTCTCTTTCACAGGCTCACTTCTCGCTTGTTTACTAACAGATTTGGCTTTTGTCTCAATACTTCTACAAACACTGgatcatattgtaatacgatacgttgaatacgttgaataccgtttaatatcgttaaataatttaaattcttacgttttgcttgcatttgtcacttccctcgtcatttcccttccagttattttcttacacaatatgggatatttttgaaatttcatcttgtaataattttcatactctgcaacgataatttccaaatcgatGTTGTCGCAAACCCGATGTTCGGGAGATAGACGAGCTTCCCGGAATAATACATCGCTAACgtctatatacataaaaaaatgtagtttttaattaattatagtttttaactaattaaaaatatttttcgcaatgACTGAACACTATAAGATAACCATCAAACAACTGTTTTATCTCTAGGTAAGACAggcaaaagaatgtatttactatataaatcctcgaagataatttcttgtcttctgctttttaatttccaatttttagatggataagaataatttgaatttatacttcatatatttgtttataactagTTAATCTACATAATCGATTGAGTTATTCTTAACTACTGAATTACCgatgtcgaattttcaaatttggttTCGCCTTCTCTCTCCATGATGTCCActgatttctatttcgattggTCACTGACACTATTCAAAAGAATTGGAActaggaatatattttaattataatatactcacCCATTGTGTTCCAAATAATCACATACAAGGTGTAATATGTTCCGATGACGTTCCGAAATACGACTCTCctcctaatataattattttttcattacaataatataaggtttttcatgtaattttttgttacatttgcgaattcaacgagttacacatgatttttcatgaaacacgaacgttaaaaatatttgatacagcctaattataaaaattgttagaagcaaaagtcatagatactatgtgcgagtatcgcatgaaacgaacagctattaagagaactgcagcaatattacaaatcaaataacaaaacacactcgtctgtgacgtggaaattctaaaatctaaaatctagaatattccttaccttttttcgcagattataaaatatcttattcataCTACCTTGCATCGATAAATCACCGTTCATAGTGACACTTTCAAATCGCCTATCGTTTCTCAATGCATACGAGAATTTCCGTTTATTGCTTTAAAAACAACCCGTCCATTgcgtttctcttaaaaaattctttcaactctGTTGAAAACCGAGCATCAAACAAGAGACAAACGATTTGTTGTCATGGAAATGTTTGGTTCACACATAAGCAACGCacaaatataatgatagaatagctgagtgtgtgtactgtatagtaagatggatgcaacatggaaatagaaagagaacaccaTGTATAGATACTTCCTGTCCTTGTTTAATCAGGCATGCACACTAGTGGACACTGACGCTGCTCGTATACCGCTGTTACATATTTCCTGTACAAGTGCGCGTCATTAGACAAGGACGGAACATCCTCTCTCTACTTCTCTATCGCGTTTTTAGTTCGCTCACGAGCTCTGTACttatatctattacatttCCACCATAAGCAGCGGCCGTGCAGTGACTTACAAAAGTTCCGAACGGTTCCATCCTGGGCGGACGGTTAATTGCGTTCGGTACTTCGAGGCAGGAAGGTGAGTACAGAATCGCTCCTCTTAGTACTCTTATTAGAAGTGTTATCATCgaatataagttttttcaataaattcttatcgttttacaatctttctagaatacaatgacgtcagcaatcgatcattttcgcgaatttattgtaaattaattgggggaatatctggagttctttatcggtttcgactgtaaaatcagcaactattcgaatttttcattcataattgtGACATTTTCGACTCTTCCGTTGCCAAGACCCTCTTGAGAGATTTTTGGCACGTTCCATCACCCTTGTTAAACGAGTGCACATTGGtggatatattgattttaaaaaccaatacgTGTACGAGATTTATTATCTCACTGGGACAAAGAAATccgttttattcgcgaattttccgtgtttcttcttaattttcgtAAGTGTCTGGCGCGGagcattatttgaatgaacttttcatcgttcagattatatttcgtttaaaaagattgaaattgatgtcgagaagaaatgaaacaaggtgctcgggcattctttcgtttcccggggaaagagaaatatgaaaaaaaaacggtcgttcttccttctgccattttcgtccattaccaaaatggCATGACCCAAGTGTCCCGGGCCGTGAATCAATCAagcgaattttgaataatttttgaataatatccagttaataatttgtgaaacaaattaatttcattttattgttggaaacaaattagttggatttttctttctttagcaGTTTTTGCCAGAGTTGACCTGACGTGCTACTTCAGTTTCCATCTTCGCTTCTTGAAACTTCCAACGTCCTTGGTGTTGGAGTCTCCTTGCCCAGGTGAGTACATAGCTTCTAGATACTCGTCGCTGTTCATCCTTACGAGCCTCTCGAGCTTTAGTTGTCAATTGTTATCGTTAAAGGAAGAGAAGCTCGCGACAGATGTTATCGAACAAATCGTttattctcgaaaagttcgaacTTGTTCGTTGCGTTTGAATATATATGGACGGACGCCATTTTTCATGACATCATCATGATTTGTCATGTCGTGAGTATAGCTTCTGACTACCATatgtttgtgatttatgtGAAATTTGACCACTATACCgtgatagaataatatttccaatgaattataaatattttacattgtgaattataaatatttgttacaaattatatcgtacttgAGATGAAAATGAACCATATATCTGCTTATGGAATATGAGGTAGTAAATCATTCGAAacataataacgattaattaagcacatatacaataacgtttacgaatgaatattgcgaattattgtatggcTTTAATGCggtatttaatgttttgattgcggtctttgaaatggtatcataggtgctgatataatatcgcgcgaaaaaggaaagaccaGTGGTTAATATTGCAGGTGCACCAGTGCGTTGCGCTCGTCGAGGGTGGTTTTGACGCTGGTGCCGAGGAAAGGCGCAGAACGTGTTCGATCGACCCGCGAACGTAGCCTGTGCTCATACTGCGACAGAGTTCGTTTCAGTTAGGCTCAGTCGCTGTTTGTCCGTCGACAGCGTATAGTCGCGTCGGCCtacgattccttttttcttcttgtttcttgcgAACTCTCTCGCAACAGCCGTTCTATACGTACGCCGCCAGTATATCGCGTGATCATCGTTCCCGTTGCTCCCCTTACCCTCTCACGTCCTTCGAAGAAGACCTCCCTTTGGTTTTTCCTTGTTTGGAGGGAATTCATCGCTCGGACACATGGACTGCGAAGTACGAGggtattccaattttttaatatataaatttagtttcctcTATGGTGTTAGAGAACATAATGCGagcattttatgatataacgaatatattcgtatatattttagtttattgATTCGTCAAATTTCCCTAGTAGGCCGGCCTGCAGCTCACATGCAGCacttagtaaaaatttgttttgttagaGGTTGGCCATTCTTCTtgctataaaaatatcgtgaagTCATATCATATGATAAAGCACCTTCTGAAAGCTAGATGCTCGATAACGAGCCTAATGATTCTCGGTAGTTTGTAATGTCAAGCTTTGAATTGGCGAGATCGCTTTGCTGTCAAACCGCCGTCCAGCGGCGACCACATTCTTTAACCACGTTCAAGGGGTATATCACGCTACAGAAACCATCAAAGGGTTTGCAAGTTAGTTGCCTTTTAGAAGTGGGGCAGTTGGTTGTTACATGTCATCCGTAGTTGCTGGCTGTTCTCCTTAGTCGCCATACATCGTAGAGACGACGGTTATAGTCGCCAGTTGTCCTTGCTAATGGTTGCTTGTTGTCGCTAGTTAgttctcgttatcgttatgtattccatcaatcacgcgaaatttaacgtatgggattttattcttctttattctttctgtagggagattttttaagacgaggaaaatatagaatatttcaagacgacggtaaggtttgaatttaagtaactattttatgatacaacaaagtggaaaaacgatttaattttataaagtttaaggtaattttttaaaaaacttcgaatttaaaagattcaaatagatatcttaaacgtaattaaaccctccatatcgtaagaaattaaatgaaattgcgCAAGAAAGTTgatacatttaatgtattattttaaacatttatttaaaaacatttatttaaaatttaagtgtaggcgttgacgcgcgcgcgccattcgaagcatttgtcagttcgttacatctgcggtaaaagttgtaactacgaagaagcttaacatatggtgcgtctcaagacgacagtaaaaagtattaagagatttttcgagattttttcttttaagtttccaagtactttttctatttaacttcatttttttgcattttctcacaatattcgataaatagagaCGAAATATGACAGTTCTTAGTTCGGGGATTTATTGGTTTGAAACTTACTTCAAAAGTGTTTCTGGAGTTCGTGCGGTTAATACTACTGAGTACGACTTATTCCGTATGACTGGACAAATCTTTGTTGATACTGTAAGCGTAACTGGTCCGGATATTGTCTTgtggagatagaaaaatacacgaagtattgattgaactacatatttttttaattcttttttaattcttttagttcttcatatattgataatagaacgatattccgctactttgagcacaatatagtaatgtttaaataaataataaaatttacgcatttcgtcttcatgcgtcgataagaaaatgcaaaaaaagttaaataaagATGATGCGTAGATGCGAAGTTTAgtcagcaataatatttaaaacctctaaaatatattgtacacatttatttgcaaataagctcAATGAAATTAAACTGTAACTGTGTTTCCAATAATGTCTTCGATGTATTGCTCGCCATTATGTCGGATTAACAACTCTAAGTGATCGACCTTAATCACTAAATGGCGGCCGTGATTCAGTGGTATAGCTTTACATATGACGGACATCGCAGGCGCTTATAAGACGTCTattgtgaaacgtttccaataGCACCGTTTATGTGATAGTGGaatctgaatatatatatatatcgctgaaatatatatcgcttatcacttgagtctgacacgatcgtttttaaatagaatcacaattttttattctttacaaaatcagtctataaagattatgtgcaaataaaatagataaatagataaatggttgtacaaacttataaaacagatattacaagtatatctaaataaatgatatatttataaattgtaatatttgatctaaagtttaaataaataaaagagatactcgtgacttacaataaaagtattttttttcaatttttaaacaaagcaaaagtggataacaatttttcaaaatgtaaaaatcaacacaatggttggtttctttaattaatcaataacgtttaaagttaattaatgtccagagtggtttgtacattttgtatttcgccgtatttcaacgttcgatatgtaaatagaacttgatgcctgaaatatcgaaaaaataattaaatccgatcgttctgtcgaatttgcaaattgtatactcgtgtaaaatcgagtgcgcttgtgtatgctgatacgaaatgtggtagtatatttttcttttttcgattatcgttatcactttttgtgtggaaaaattaattccgtgaaatggaagtgcaatcaatacggtttatcacgaaataatagcacaacgacggtacatattggtattgacgtcagcttcacaaaatttctcgagtatcgcggtcgactatttgggttaagaattcattttcaaggttctacaagcacgagtatcttatggatatgaaattttcagtgtacattttaataaccatatttcatattgcatgctgcggtccaagaaaaatccgcagttaatATTCTGCTAATCCCTGCTGCTTTTAAGGACCATAAGTAAGGTCCGTAAGGTCGTCCGTaaggtttaaaagatttcgagtagatttgtattacgtattttatcttctaatttttaaagagagggtcgtgtttaattaattgaaaatgacgaaactgtaatgggacattattatcaaatattaaacgtggttccattgggtacttttatggtctttgcgagatatatatgcattatatgTTGCTATTAGCAACGCGTAGCGATGAACGATGGAGAGCAGTACCTTCATTATCTCGTCTCGGCTGTGTACATATCAGTAATGCACAGTActcgtactaaatatcttacaaattccatacagattttcagattagtttcgaataataccaacacgaccatgatagtcacagtacagtattaaatagtgccactatgcataatacactcctaaaatgtttctacaaatatatttgtccgaatatttttgtcagctactatatcctaaccaggatttattaaacaatatatagatttaaaaaagaatatataacgacattacttgtttaggctagattggtttaacttgtatagttttaataactgtgtaagatcaaacaagaacttatcgttagtttggcgagatttgattacacgaagcaacataattgctttgaaactcaggacagaaaacaatgtcaaccggtagacgcgtttgtctggtgaacgtgtaacgcgtgaataatagatagcgacaatcacgcgaacgctagttacagctgacttggcttacattgtagcattcaaactagagtatacgagccgtaagcgctattgaaagttcaaaggccgactagtgagcttcatcctatctcattttttaatcaggcgatggatcgacgaatcgtattgatttcgaggattattatagttctgtggcaattttaaagcgtggtttgtctaatcttgtctcgatagctacagactctttggcgagcagcctgaaacttgatccagtttcgagaaaatgaaaaattcgtttcttctctttgcttccctgttccctctttcctcctttttccctttttacatcgcgttaagacccgttaaataatattgactgccgtggacgctggctgagaagtgcactttataactagctttaaaatcactgacgtcgatgaggacaaaggtaagttagagggtcatttatctgagctggtgttattcgacctgaactctgcagcttttcagagcttctttcgtttttcttttaagagcagagatgttaactggtcttttgttacgtgtaagaagtatgtactaaagcttatttagcaccaattggttgctcaaagtcgagatatacatacctatattatattaatacgttacagaagattacgcgttagttagcttatgagaatttatagtgtgtcacagatcacaaaagcagaatgactactttttcataaacgatatatgtatatgaattgaaagtttaactattacgccacatacttctctcgataaacgtcgtcgagtgcatattgttaaagaatattagccatttgaattaaataatttcgaagatactaatgcttctgtgaagtttttgcaggctgttaattttttattgagatagtacaaattttgaataacttcgattagaaataaaaatcacattacattaacgcgtagaatgtaacgtaacgtagataatgtaaatataaattatattacaaggaaataatacGGGTAAGTAATGTGAAACATTCTGGTTAAAATTGCATCCTTTGAAGGCTAGGACACACAGTACT encodes:
- the LOC126876442 gene encoding survival motor neuron protein-like, yielding MVMSIKKCYGNTEKVELSSLLESEGLQSQIAQQKKALEDKFNEENDETSNAYKHHFIPGPSFNSMTDIMPPAPPLPPQLMAKLPDNDTDALSSMLMSWYISGYMVYYTGYYHGLKQARNNQENRKNC
- the LOC126876451 gene encoding katanin p60 ATPase-containing subunit A-like 2, giving the protein MDVSDVLFREARLSPEHRVCDNIDLEIIVAEYENYYKMKFQKYPILCKKITGREMTREVTNASKTVCRSIETKAKSVSKQARSEPVKETNLQQKITDDNTNHINLAMTVTSIFPNESDGRSSEELFNVPMEQSMQSKILKCIEKLYSDNPELRKIAEDISCRRRHFIFVSSQEIIVNKLNVHWDDVIGLEECKTAVKEAVVYPLKYPIFFDGPFSPWKGILL